A single region of the Lotus japonicus ecotype B-129 chromosome 4, LjGifu_v1.2 genome encodes:
- the LOC130714256 gene encoding uncharacterized protein LOC130714256 produces the protein MTSQSKGHWRKFSGNAPSSSGKNLLPKRNSSLVGRFVSTPLTLKLPLPAMPNSEFAIQPTKVLVNVTVENSSGAVKLVVLPEDTVGDLIKAALVFYKEEKRRPFLKNTDPKCYNLHYSNFALQSLKPDEKVMQLGSRNFFLCSKPGLISSCSSEKENFAIDSAFPWMIFVHLLL, from the exons ATGACTTCTCAATCAAAGGGTCATTGGAGAAAGTTCTCTGGGAATGCCCCATCGAGTTCTGGCAAGAACTTGCTTCCGAAGAGAAACTCCAGTCTCGTTGGCCGATTCGTCTCCACACCTCTGACGTTGAAGCTTCCGTTGCCGGCAATGCCGAATAGCGAGTTTGCTATTCAGCCAACGAAAGTGCTGGTGAATGTGACTGTTGAGAACAGTTCCGGCGCCGTGAAGCTGGTGGTGTTGCCTGAGGATACCGTGGGAGATTTGATAAAGGCAGCGTTGGTGTTTTACaaggaggagaagaggaggcCCTTCTTGAAAAACACTGATCCAAAGTGCTACAACCTTCACTACTCCAACTTCGCACTCCAAA GTTTGAAGCCAGATGAGAAGGTAATGCAGTTGGGGTCAAGGAAtttttttctgtgctcaaagccAGGCCTCATTTCTTCATGCTCCTCCGAGAAAGAGAATTTTGCAATTGATTCTGCATTTCCTTGGATGATATTCGTCCATCTCCTACTATAG
- the LOC130715506 gene encoding protein cornichon homolog 4-like: protein MADIFAWLFSFFVLIGLIVLNVYQLMCLADLEFDYINPYDSASRINKVVLPEYITVGVLLCFYVVTGHWIMSLFCLPYLYYNVRLYRQGKHLVDVTEIFNLLPWEKKQRLFKLFYVIFMLFLSLFWLIYTSLDDQDN from the exons ATGGCTGATATCTTTGCGTGGCTCTTCTCCTTCTTCGTCCTTATTGGCTTAATTGTTCTCAACGTTTACCAG TTAATGTGTCTGGCAGACCTTGAATTTGATTACATAAATCCTTATGATTCCGCATCTCGAATAAACAAAGTGGTTTTGCCTGAGTATATTACAGTAGGTGTCCTGCTCTGCTTCTACGTTGTAACAGGGCATTGGATAATGTCACTGTTCTGCCTTCCTTACCTCTACTACAATGTGAGATT GTACAGACAGGGAAAACATCTAGTTGATGTTACAGAGATTTTCAACTTGCTTCCTTGGGAAAAGAAGCAACGGCTTTTCAAGCTCTTCTATGTTATTTTTATGCTTTTCCTCTCCTTATTTTG GTTGATATACACATCACTGGATGACCAAGATAACTAG
- the LOC130715801 gene encoding 40S ribosomal protein S24-1-like produces the protein MADKAVTIRTRKFMTNRLLSRKQFIVDVLHPGRANVSKTELKEKLARLYDVKDPNTVFVFKFRTHFGGGKSTGFGLIYDSLENAKKYEPKYRLIRNGLDTKVEKSRKQLKERKNRAKKIRGVKKTKASDAAKGGKKK, from the exons ATGGCGGACAAAGCAGTGACCATCCGAACCAGGAAGTTCATGACCAACAGACTCCTCTCCAGGAAGCAATTC ATAGTTGATGTGCTTCATCCAGGGAGGGCAAATGTTTCAAAG ACTGAGCTTAAGGAAAAGCTGGCAAGGTTATATGATGTGAAGGATCCTAACACTGTGTTTGTCTTCAAATTCCGAACACATTTTGGAGGTGGCAAATCCACTGGCTTTGGTTTGATCTATGATTCACTTGAAAATGCCAAGAAGTATGAGCCCAAGTACAGGCTTATCAGGAATGGTCTTGACACTAAGGTTGAAAAGTCAaggaagcaattgaaggagAGAAAGAACAGAGCGAAGAAGATTCGCGGAGTAAAGAAGACGAAAGCTTCTGATGCTGCCAAGGGTGGAAAAAAGAAATGA
- the LOC130714100 gene encoding uncharacterized protein LOC130714100, translating into MLGRIQTRDNLLKRQVIHTAAEALCPLCGRVEESCSHLLFTCPAALLIWYDVYAWLGVSTAQIPVGEVHLLQFASIGSNKSQKLGEVAIWLTVVWSLWCVRNRIVFSGGELLKDQILEQVQLKSWQWLTARRVEFSYSWFEWKSNPRLCLLSL; encoded by the coding sequence ATGTTAGGCCGCATTCAGACTCGGGATAATTTGCTGAAGAGACAAGTCATTCATACTGCCGCTGAAGCTCTTTGTCCGTTATGTGGCCGGGTGGAGGAATCTTGTTCCCATTTGCTCTTTACGTGCCCCGCTGCCTTGCTGATATGGTATGATGTTTATGCCTGGTTGGGTGTGTCCACAGCTCAGATTCCAGTTGGTGAGGTACACTTACTGCAATTTGCCTCAATTGGGAGTAATAAATCTCAAAAATTAGGTGAAGTTGCAATATGGCTGActgtagtttggtcattatggTGTGTGCGTAATAGAATTGTTTTCAGTGGGGGTGAGCTACTTAAAGACCAAATTCTGGAGCAGGTTCAGCTTAAATCGTGGCAGTGGTTAACAGCTCGGCGGGTTGAATTTTCCTACTCTTGGTTTGAGTGGAAATCGAACCCACGATTGTGCCTTCTGTCATTGTGA